The following coding sequences lie in one Xanthomonas hyacinthi genomic window:
- a CDS encoding leucine-rich repeat domain-containing protein, translated as MNDTERRRFHLDATESPQLLSRTAMAPPRLQGAGLQRTTSMQDLPFEQQVQKWQHECEQNLASWEPSWKDVTRRMNGAERHVPTALQHTADILIRAVDPNCRTLEIESRPLPSLPTGITKLANLNSIKIISACLQSLPESIGNMRNLRDLQLSQNPLTALPASLCNLSRLETLNVFNSPKLMALPDNLVSPDATGQMQGLTSLKDLTLGNTGLTSLPASATGLLKLQKLDLSGSPVQSLPSDMHRLKNLLELHLDKAKIELLPPALCDLSQLEQLKLSRCQQLRALPEKLGQLGELEVLDLRGCNNLAALPATIAQLPAGCKITVPSHLQAQLANLRPPDVIEARLATIAASQIQLTSDEINATGVAMLELLSEGKNPFLLGNPSYERESRPGEAARTLGESDAIKRMLWESDIERKRDMLAERAEHGSHDEEWKRLKNANLQGYTETSEANYVNLVKAVQMWEARERAVLFKPENRKAFPVLPIFLPEQPEADSHANP; from the coding sequence TTGAACGACACCGAACGCAGGCGCTTCCATCTCGACGCTACCGAATCGCCACAGCTGTTGTCGCGCACCGCCATGGCGCCGCCGCGGCTCCAGGGCGCAGGTCTACAGCGAACCACGAGCATGCAGGATCTCCCATTCGAGCAACAAGTGCAGAAATGGCAGCACGAGTGCGAGCAGAATCTCGCCTCATGGGAGCCTAGTTGGAAAGATGTGACCAGACGTATGAATGGCGCGGAACGTCATGTACCAACGGCTCTGCAGCACACGGCAGACATACTCATCCGCGCAGTCGATCCAAACTGCAGGACATTGGAAATCGAAAGCCGCCCACTGCCAAGTCTCCCCACAGGGATAACAAAACTCGCCAACCTTAATAGTATAAAGATTATCTCCGCTTGCCTGCAGTCGCTTCCAGAATCCATCGGAAACATGAGAAATCTTCGCGATCTGCAACTCAGTCAAAATCCGTTAACGGCTTTGCCCGCTTCGCTGTGCAACCTTAGTAGATTGGAGACGCTCAACGTTTTCAATAGCCCCAAGCTCATGGCGCTTCCCGATAATTTGGTGAGTCCCGATGCCACCGGTCAAATGCAGGGCCTGACCAGCCTGAAAGACCTGACATTGGGTAATACCGGCCTGACGTCGCTCCCCGCCTCTGCGACAGGCTTGCTTAAACTTCAGAAACTTGATCTCAGTGGCTCGCCCGTGCAAAGCCTCCCGTCTGACATGCACAGATTGAAAAATTTGCTGGAGCTGCACCTAGATAAGGCCAAGATCGAACTGCTTCCGCCAGCACTGTGCGACTTGTCGCAGCTGGAGCAACTCAAGTTGAGTAGGTGCCAGCAATTACGTGCGCTCCCGGAGAAACTGGGGCAGCTCGGGGAGCTTGAAGTTCTCGATCTGCGCGGCTGCAATAATCTGGCCGCGCTTCCTGCAACAATTGCGCAGCTGCCTGCCGGCTGCAAGATCACGGTCCCCTCTCATCTTCAAGCTCAGCTCGCTAATCTGCGGCCACCTGATGTCATCGAAGCTCGGCTCGCCACAATCGCCGCCAGCCAAATTCAGCTCACATCGGACGAAATCAACGCTACTGGAGTGGCGATGCTAGAGTTGTTGTCCGAAGGCAAGAATCCATTCCTGCTGGGCAATCCAAGCTACGAACGAGAATCTCGACCTGGGGAAGCCGCTAGAACGCTAGGTGAAAGTGATGCCATCAAACGGATGCTGTGGGAAAGCGATATCGAAAGAAAGCGCGACATGTTGGCGGAACGCGCAGAACACGGTTCCCATGATGAGGAGTGGAAACGTCTAAAGAATGCAAATTTGCAAGGTTACACAGAAACGTCTGAAGCCAACTATGTCAACCTCGTCAAAGCTGTTCAAATGTGGGAGGCACGCGAGAGAGCGGTGCTATTTAAGCCAGAAAATCGCAAAGCATTTCCAGTGCTGCCTATTTTTCTACCTGAGCAACCGGAAGCTGACTCGCACGCCAACCCGTAG
- a CDS encoding sialidase family protein, with the protein MLRSSLLPLLSLLAMRAIAAPAAGLPSPIVYSEFVNADAPTAQCHASSLLETRDGLLAAWFGGRHEGADDVGIWVARRDAQGWRPAQRVADGAQPQGAPLPAWNPVLFQPAQGPLRLFYKVGPDPKRWWGMQTTSADGGAHWSTPARLPDGILGPIKNKPVQLADGRILSPSSSEDAGWVAHMEWSDDDGAHWTRGPALNDPARIGAIQPSVLVHADGRVQAIGRSQQNHVFSTWSRDHGRSWEAMTLLALANPNSGTDALVLADGRSLLVYNPTEAGKDWWDGRGVLAVALSADGTHWTRVLTLENSPHEEFSYPAVIQTRDGLVHISYTWKRIRIKHVVLDPARLGCRPITPAAR; encoded by the coding sequence ATGCTGCGCTCGTCACTATTGCCCCTGTTGTCGCTGCTGGCCATGCGCGCCATCGCCGCGCCGGCGGCCGGCCTGCCGTCGCCGATCGTCTACAGCGAATTCGTCAACGCCGACGCACCGACCGCGCAATGCCATGCCTCGAGCCTGCTGGAAACCCGCGACGGCCTGCTCGCCGCCTGGTTCGGCGGCCGCCACGAGGGCGCCGACGACGTCGGCATCTGGGTCGCGCGACGCGACGCGCAGGGCTGGCGACCGGCGCAGCGCGTGGCCGACGGCGCGCAGCCGCAGGGCGCGCCGCTGCCGGCATGGAACCCGGTGCTGTTCCAGCCGGCGCAAGGACCGCTGCGGCTGTTCTACAAGGTCGGCCCGGACCCGAAGCGCTGGTGGGGCATGCAGACCACTTCCGCCGATGGCGGCGCGCACTGGTCCACGCCTGCGCGCCTGCCCGACGGCATCCTCGGCCCGATCAAGAACAAGCCGGTGCAGCTGGCCGACGGCCGCATCCTCAGCCCCAGCAGCAGCGAGGACGCCGGCTGGGTCGCGCACATGGAGTGGTCCGACGACGACGGCGCGCACTGGACCCGCGGCCCGGCACTGAACGACCCGGCGCGGATCGGCGCGATCCAGCCCAGCGTGCTGGTGCACGCCGACGGCCGTGTGCAGGCGATCGGCCGCAGCCAGCAGAACCACGTGTTCAGCACCTGGTCGCGCGACCACGGCCGCAGCTGGGAAGCGATGACCCTGCTCGCCCTGGCCAACCCCAATTCCGGCACCGACGCGCTGGTCCTGGCCGACGGCCGCTCGCTGCTGGTCTACAACCCCACCGAAGCCGGCAAGGACTGGTGGGACGGCCGCGGCGTGCTGGCGGTGGCGCTGTCCGCCGACGGCACCCACTGGACCCGCGTGCTGACCCTGGAAAACAGTCCCCACGAAGAGTTCTCGTACCCGGCGGTGATCCAGACCCGCGACGGGCTGGTGCACATCAGCTACACCTGGAAGCGCATCCGCATCAAGCACGTGGTGCTGGATCCGGCACGGCTTGGCTGCCGCCCGATCACGCCCGCCGCGCGCTGA
- a CDS encoding alpha-L-fucosidase encodes MPPNRPLSPIRWLAALGLTALAAPHALAQNFSEVKPSPQQVAWQDLEFGVIVHFGTNTFLDREWGDGSASPKLFNPDQVDPAQWARASKAAGAKYLILVAKHHDGFSLWPTGESAYSVKNSPWLGGKGDLVKMTSEAVRKQGMGLGIYLSPWDRHEPRYADPTAYDTYYAAQLVELASHYGPLTEWWLDGAGSAGHVYNFGKYLEELRTYQANAMVFADTALFEYGDVRWVGNEAGVIEGENWDVIDRHGYLRWRPVEVDTPLHTLQWFWHPNSEQTLKSVDELVRIWEDSVGRGGQLVLGIAPDTHGLLPDADVKRLQEMGQALQARYGAERNLVRGRLKADDAIAAAVDGDRDTFWSAPAGSHHATLELQFKQPLTFDTAMAMEWLNDGQRVQKYAVEVFRDGAWVKVAQAQAIGHMKIDHFPAVTASRVRLNILSSADAAHIREFQLFDTGTGAVAR; translated from the coding sequence ATGCCGCCGAACCGCCCGCTCTCTCCGATCCGCTGGCTGGCCGCGCTGGGCCTGACCGCGCTGGCCGCGCCGCATGCGCTGGCCCAGAACTTTTCCGAGGTGAAGCCGTCGCCGCAGCAGGTCGCCTGGCAGGACCTGGAGTTCGGCGTGATCGTGCACTTCGGCACCAATACCTTTCTGGACCGCGAGTGGGGCGACGGCAGCGCCAGCCCGAAGCTGTTCAACCCGGACCAGGTGGACCCCGCGCAGTGGGCGCGCGCCTCCAAGGCGGCCGGCGCCAAATACCTGATCCTGGTCGCCAAGCACCACGACGGCTTCTCGCTGTGGCCCACCGGCGAGAGCGCGTACTCGGTGAAGAACAGCCCGTGGCTGGGTGGCAAGGGCGACCTGGTGAAGATGACCAGCGAGGCGGTGCGCAAGCAAGGCATGGGCCTGGGCATCTACCTGTCGCCGTGGGACCGCCACGAACCCAGGTACGCCGATCCCACGGCCTACGACACGTACTACGCCGCGCAGTTGGTGGAACTGGCCTCGCACTACGGCCCGCTGACCGAGTGGTGGCTGGACGGCGCCGGCAGCGCCGGCCACGTCTACAACTTCGGCAAGTACCTGGAAGAGTTGCGGACCTATCAGGCCAACGCGATGGTGTTCGCCGACACCGCGCTGTTCGAATACGGCGACGTGCGCTGGGTCGGCAACGAGGCCGGGGTGATCGAGGGCGAAAACTGGGACGTGATCGACCGCCACGGCTACCTGCGCTGGCGCCCGGTGGAAGTGGACACGCCGCTGCACACGCTGCAGTGGTTCTGGCACCCGAACAGCGAGCAGACGCTGAAGAGCGTGGATGAGCTGGTGCGGATCTGGGAAGACAGCGTCGGCCGCGGCGGCCAGCTGGTGCTGGGCATCGCCCCGGACACGCACGGCCTGCTGCCCGACGCCGACGTCAAGCGCCTGCAGGAAATGGGCCAGGCGCTGCAGGCGCGCTACGGCGCCGAGCGCAACCTGGTGCGCGGCCGGCTCAAGGCCGACGACGCGATCGCCGCGGCGGTGGACGGCGACCGCGACACCTTCTGGAGCGCGCCGGCCGGCTCGCACCACGCCACGCTGGAGCTGCAGTTCAAGCAGCCGCTGACCTTCGATACCGCGATGGCGATGGAGTGGCTCAACGACGGCCAGCGGGTGCAGAAATACGCGGTGGAAGTGTTCCGCGACGGCGCCTGGGTCAAGGTCGCGCAGGCGCAGGCGATCGGGCACATGAAGATCGATCACTTCCCGGCGGTGACCGCCTCGCGCGTGCGCCTGAACATCCTGTCCAGCGCCGACGCGGCGCATATCCGCGAGTTCCAGCTGTTCGACACCGGCACGGGCGCCGTCGCGCGCTGA
- a CDS encoding AbiV family abortive infection protein codes for MKDISVVSLTTLAAEALANAEALLHEASTLLSANHYARAYFLAVASIEEVGKAAIAFNAAGRNLSDQKVAKAIRNKLLDHKSKIISAFASSLHLTNKKNLSEAIEATMGLISDLRRGREPSMYTEILMDGSVRKPSEIVRPVAARDTVRLAQHCLIRAQSYIPNSQPPRASAANDFFYTQSTAKLQEIMGQEQFSGFYTDRIDVGLHDLEEAIYAFVNRSAD; via the coding sequence ATGAAAGATATCAGCGTAGTGTCGCTAACAACGCTTGCAGCGGAAGCGTTGGCAAACGCCGAAGCACTTCTGCATGAAGCTAGCACCCTCCTCTCTGCCAACCATTACGCCCGCGCTTACTTCCTTGCAGTAGCATCAATCGAGGAGGTTGGCAAAGCTGCAATTGCCTTCAACGCAGCGGGTAGAAATCTCAGCGACCAGAAGGTTGCAAAGGCCATTCGGAACAAACTCTTAGACCACAAGTCAAAAATCATCTCAGCGTTCGCCTCATCTCTGCATCTGACCAACAAGAAGAATCTATCAGAGGCAATTGAGGCAACAATGGGCTTGATTAGCGACCTTCGTCGTGGTCGCGAGCCGTCGATGTACACGGAGATCCTTATGGACGGTTCGGTTAGAAAACCATCAGAGATTGTTCGGCCCGTGGCGGCAAGAGATACCGTTAGGTTAGCTCAACACTGCTTGATTCGTGCACAAAGCTACATCCCTAACAGCCAGCCGCCTAGGGCTTCGGCGGCTAACGATTTTTTCTATACACAGTCAACAGCCAAGCTTCAGGAGATCATGGGCCAGGAGCAGTTCTCCGGCTTCTATACAGATCGCATCGATGTTGGCTTACACGACTTGGAGGAGGCAATATATGCTTTCGTCAACCGCTCCGCCGACTAA
- a CDS encoding glycoside hydrolase family 35 protein: protein MPRKTLAALALALAFALPATAVHAADASAWPAFATQGNHFTRDGKPYQIISGAIHFQRIPRAYWKDRLQKARAMGLNTVETYVFWNLVEPRQGQFDFSGNNDLAAFIDEAAAQGLNVILRPGPYVCAEWEAGGYPAWLFAEPGMRVRSQDPRFLAASQAYLAAVAAQVKPKLNHNGGPIIAVQVENEYGSYNDDHAYMQANRAMFVKAGFDKALLFTADGADVLANGTLPDTLAVVNFGPGDAEKAFQSLATFRPGQPQMVGEYWAGWFDQWGAKHAATDAAKQASEFEWILRQGHSANLYMFVGGTSFGFMNGANFQKNASDHYAPQTTSYDYDAVLDEAGRPTPKFALFRDAIARVTGVQPPALPKPIRFADLPATPLRESASLWDNLPAPAATTDTPQPMERYGQAYGYILYRTTVTGPRKGSLYLGEVRDYARVYIDRTLAGSAERRLQQVAVDVDIPAGPHTVDVLVENGGRINYGAHLPDGRAGLVDPVLLDGKPLTGWQTFPLPMDEPSKLTGWTTAKVEGPAFHRGTVKIGTPTDTFLDMRVFGKGFAWANGHNLGRHWKIGPQRALYFPAPMQSKGENSVIVFDLDSAGDARVRGVKGQVWSMPGN from the coding sequence ATGCCACGCAAGACCCTCGCTGCCCTCGCCCTCGCCTTGGCGTTCGCCCTGCCCGCCACCGCCGTGCACGCGGCCGACGCCAGCGCATGGCCCGCCTTCGCCACCCAGGGCAACCACTTCACCCGCGACGGCAAGCCGTACCAGATCATCTCCGGCGCCATCCACTTCCAGCGCATCCCGCGCGCCTATTGGAAGGACCGCCTGCAGAAAGCGCGCGCCATGGGCCTGAACACCGTGGAGACCTACGTGTTCTGGAACCTGGTCGAACCGCGCCAGGGCCAGTTCGATTTCAGCGGCAACAACGACCTGGCCGCCTTCATCGACGAAGCCGCCGCGCAGGGCCTCAACGTGATCCTGCGGCCCGGCCCCTACGTCTGCGCCGAATGGGAAGCCGGCGGCTATCCCGCCTGGCTGTTCGCCGAACCCGGCATGCGCGTGCGCAGCCAGGACCCGCGCTTCCTCGCCGCCAGCCAGGCCTACCTCGCCGCCGTCGCCGCGCAGGTCAAGCCCAAGCTCAACCACAACGGCGGCCCCATCATCGCCGTGCAGGTCGAGAACGAATACGGCTCCTACAACGACGACCACGCTTACATGCAGGCCAACCGCGCCATGTTCGTCAAGGCCGGCTTCGACAAGGCCCTGCTGTTCACCGCCGACGGCGCCGACGTGCTGGCCAACGGCACCCTGCCCGACACCCTGGCGGTGGTGAACTTCGGCCCCGGCGACGCCGAAAAAGCCTTCCAGAGCCTAGCCACCTTCCGCCCCGGCCAGCCGCAGATGGTGGGCGAATACTGGGCCGGCTGGTTCGACCAGTGGGGCGCCAAACACGCCGCCACCGACGCCGCCAAGCAGGCCAGCGAATTCGAATGGATCCTGCGCCAGGGCCATTCCGCCAACCTCTACATGTTCGTCGGCGGCACCAGTTTCGGCTTCATGAACGGCGCCAACTTCCAGAAGAACGCCAGCGACCATTACGCCCCGCAGACCACCAGCTACGACTACGACGCCGTGCTGGACGAAGCCGGCCGGCCCACGCCCAAGTTCGCCCTGTTCCGCGACGCCATCGCCCGCGTCACCGGCGTGCAGCCGCCCGCCCTGCCCAAGCCGATCCGCTTCGCCGACCTGCCCGCCACCCCGCTGCGCGAATCCGCCTCGTTGTGGGACAACCTGCCCGCGCCGGCCGCCACCACCGACACCCCGCAGCCGATGGAGCGCTACGGCCAGGCCTACGGCTACATCCTCTACCGCACCACCGTCACCGGCCCGCGCAAGGGCAGCCTGTACCTGGGCGAGGTGCGCGACTACGCCCGCGTCTACATCGACCGCACCCTCGCCGGCAGCGCCGAGCGCCGCCTGCAGCAAGTGGCCGTGGACGTGGACATCCCCGCCGGCCCCCACACCGTGGACGTGCTGGTGGAAAACGGCGGCCGCATCAACTACGGCGCCCACCTGCCCGACGGCCGCGCCGGCCTGGTCGACCCCGTGCTGCTCGACGGCAAGCCGCTGACCGGCTGGCAGACCTTCCCGCTGCCGATGGACGAGCCGAGCAAGCTCACCGGCTGGACCACCGCCAAGGTCGAAGGCCCCGCCTTCCACCGCGGCACCGTCAAGATCGGCACCCCCACCGACACCTTCCTGGACATGCGTGTCTTCGGCAAAGGCTTCGCCTGGGCCAACGGCCACAACCTGGGGCGGCATTGGAAGATCGGGCCGCAGCGGGCGCTGTATTTCCCGGCGCCGATGCAAAGCAAGGGCGAGAACAGCGTGATCGTGTTCGATCTGGATAGCGCGGGGGATGCGCGCGTGCGTGGGGTTAAAGGGCAGGTTTGGAGTATGCCGGGGAATTGA
- a CDS encoding GH92 family glycosyl hydrolase, with protein sequence MATRRGFLQGAIALALFGSSGIARLAQARAGSYALPADARAKAELTRHVDVFIGTGGHGHTFPGATLPFGMVQLSPDTYNAVWDACSGYHASDGSIMGFSHTHLSGTGIGDLLDFLVVPATGDVKLAPGTLQDPDAGYRSRYDHADEAASPGYYRVRLKDSGVHAELTATARAGLHRYHFPKGKPAHLLLDLCHGMQDKPEIATRVSDAQLRIVDARTLTGGRRVYQWAPGRYIYFAMRLSRPFAKAQLYSEDQPLAASARQADGTHLKVALHYPDAADAPLLVKVGISAVSAENALANLDAELPDFDFARVHAAAVAAWEKELARVHIDSDDDDDAQQRIFYTGLYHSLLAPTLFSDTDGRYRGMDLQVHQAPAGYHNYSTYSLWDTYRALHPLLTLVQPERVPDLVQCLVRGANECPDGVGIWPLQGVETGCMIGYHSAVVLAEAHAKGFTGIDYAAAWPAYRKRAMDDTTHGLDEYRKRGYIPSDSVDEAVSRTLEYAYDDWAVAHLAQAAGATKEASALRERSRNYRNVFNRKSGFVQPRLSNGDWAAPFDPRAMGHMAKWRDFTESNAWQATFLNQHDLYGYMELFGGRDGFLAKLDELFSTSSELPADAPPDIDGMVGQYAHGNEPSHHVAYLFAYAGQPYKTQAMVRRLLREQYHDARNGLSGNEDCGQMSAWFVLSALGFYAVDPVSATYVLGSPLFKRADVDVGHGRTLSVVAHGNSAANVYIQRARWNGKPYTRSWLRHADLAAGGTLELKMGPKPNPAFGAAKEDLPPSFV encoded by the coding sequence ATGGCCACACGACGCGGTTTCCTGCAGGGCGCCATCGCCCTGGCCCTGTTCGGCAGCAGCGGCATCGCCCGCCTGGCGCAGGCGCGCGCGGGCAGCTACGCGCTGCCCGCCGACGCGCGCGCCAAGGCCGAGCTCACCCGCCACGTCGACGTGTTCATCGGCACCGGCGGCCACGGCCATACCTTCCCCGGCGCCACGCTGCCGTTCGGCATGGTGCAGCTGAGCCCGGACACCTACAACGCGGTATGGGATGCGTGCTCCGGCTACCACGCATCCGATGGCTCGATCATGGGCTTCTCGCACACCCACCTGTCCGGCACCGGCATCGGCGACCTGCTCGATTTCCTGGTGGTCCCGGCCACCGGCGACGTGAAGCTGGCGCCCGGCACCCTGCAAGATCCGGACGCCGGCTACCGCTCGCGCTACGACCATGCCGACGAAGCCGCCTCGCCCGGCTACTACCGGGTGCGCCTGAAGGACAGCGGCGTGCACGCCGAGCTGACCGCCACCGCGCGCGCCGGCCTGCACCGCTACCACTTCCCCAAGGGCAAGCCGGCGCACCTGCTGCTGGACCTGTGCCACGGCATGCAGGACAAGCCCGAGATCGCGACCCGGGTCAGCGACGCGCAACTGCGCATCGTCGATGCGCGCACCCTGACCGGCGGGCGCCGCGTGTACCAGTGGGCGCCGGGCCGCTACATCTACTTCGCCATGCGCCTGTCGCGGCCGTTCGCCAAGGCGCAGCTCTACTCCGAAGACCAGCCGCTGGCCGCCAGCGCACGCCAGGCCGACGGCACCCATCTGAAAGTGGCGCTGCACTACCCCGATGCGGCCGACGCGCCGCTGCTGGTCAAGGTCGGCATCTCCGCGGTCAGCGCCGAGAACGCCCTGGCCAACCTCGACGCCGAACTGCCCGACTTCGATTTCGCGCGCGTGCACGCCGCCGCGGTGGCCGCGTGGGAGAAGGAACTGGCGCGGGTGCACATCGACAGCGACGACGACGACGACGCGCAGCAGCGCATCTTCTACACCGGCCTGTACCACAGCCTGCTCGCGCCGACCCTGTTCAGCGACACCGATGGCCGCTACCGCGGCATGGACCTGCAGGTGCACCAGGCGCCCGCCGGCTACCACAACTACAGCACCTATTCGCTGTGGGACACCTATCGCGCGCTGCACCCCTTGCTGACCTTGGTGCAGCCCGAACGCGTGCCCGACCTGGTGCAGTGCCTGGTGCGCGGCGCCAACGAATGCCCGGACGGCGTCGGCATCTGGCCGCTGCAAGGCGTGGAGACCGGCTGCATGATCGGCTACCACTCCGCCGTGGTGCTGGCCGAAGCGCACGCCAAGGGCTTTACCGGCATCGACTACGCCGCCGCCTGGCCGGCCTACCGCAAGCGCGCGATGGACGACACCACGCACGGCCTGGACGAGTACCGCAAGCGCGGCTACATCCCCAGCGACAGCGTCGACGAAGCGGTCAGCCGCACCCTCGAATACGCCTACGACGACTGGGCAGTGGCGCACCTGGCGCAGGCCGCCGGCGCCACCAAGGAAGCAAGCGCCCTGCGCGAACGCTCGCGCAACTACCGCAATGTGTTCAACCGCAAAAGCGGCTTCGTGCAGCCGCGGCTGAGCAACGGCGACTGGGCCGCCCCGTTCGACCCGCGCGCGATGGGCCACATGGCAAAGTGGCGCGACTTCACCGAATCCAACGCCTGGCAGGCCACCTTCCTCAACCAGCACGACCTGTACGGCTACATGGAACTGTTCGGCGGCCGCGACGGCTTCCTCGCCAAGCTCGACGAACTGTTCTCCACCAGCTCCGAACTGCCGGCCGACGCCCCACCGGACATCGACGGCATGGTCGGCCAGTACGCACACGGCAACGAGCCCAGCCACCACGTGGCCTACCTGTTCGCCTACGCCGGGCAACCGTACAAGACCCAGGCGATGGTGCGGCGGCTGCTGCGCGAGCAATACCACGACGCGCGCAACGGCCTGTCCGGCAACGAGGACTGCGGGCAGATGAGCGCCTGGTTCGTGCTCAGCGCCCTGGGCTTCTACGCCGTGGACCCGGTCAGCGCCACCTACGTGCTCGGCAGCCCGCTGTTCAAGCGCGCCGACGTCGATGTCGGCCACGGCCGCACGCTCAGCGTCGTCGCCCACGGCAACAGCGCCGCCAACGTCTACATCCAGCGCGCGCGCTGGAACGGCAAGCCCTACACCCGCAGCTGGCTGCGCCACGCCGACCTCGCCGCCGGCGGCACCCTGGAACTGAAGATGGGCCCGAAGCCGAATCCTGCATTCGGCGCAGCCAAGGAAGACCTTCCGCCGTCGTTCGTTTGA
- a CDS encoding glycoside hydrolase family 125 protein, whose translation MPSRRDVLHLLGSAAGAGLLASAVPGFAASGAAAAGLPSKRPAPAQRRFVSAAVEQHLRTVKAGIGDPRLAWLFENCYPNTLDTTVEAGTRNGKPDTFVITGDIEAMWLRDSSAQVHPYIPLAKHDPALRRMFHGLIQRQAYCIQLDPYANAFLPDGKRQRLKWSVDDITEMKPGVGERKWEVDSLCYPIRLAHDYWRASGDTAPLDDDWRAAMHVVVKTFREQQRLHDRGPYTFQRPSPLATETLVLEGYGQPTKPNGMIHSMFRPSDDACVYPLFVPANLFAVTSLRQLATMSEALHHDAAFAGECRALADEVETATHKFGQMRDADGQAFWAYEVDGYGNQLFIDDANAPGLLSLAYLGCCDRRDPLFLRTRQLAWSERNPYFFKGRAAEGVGGPHAGLRMIWPMSIMQYALASDDDAQIRQCLAWLKSTDAGSGFMHEAFDQDDPSTFTRAWFAWANTLFGELIVDLHQRKPHLLRN comes from the coding sequence ATGCCCTCCCGTCGCGATGTCCTCCACCTGCTCGGCAGCGCCGCCGGCGCCGGCCTGCTCGCCAGCGCCGTGCCCGGCTTCGCCGCGTCCGGCGCAGCGGCGGCAGGCTTGCCCAGCAAGCGCCCGGCACCGGCGCAACGGCGCTTCGTCAGCGCCGCGGTGGAGCAGCACCTGCGCACGGTCAAGGCCGGCATCGGCGATCCGCGCCTGGCCTGGCTGTTCGAGAACTGCTATCCGAACACGCTCGATACCACGGTGGAGGCCGGCACCCGCAACGGCAAGCCGGATACCTTCGTCATCACTGGCGACATCGAGGCCATGTGGCTGCGCGATTCCTCGGCGCAGGTGCATCCGTACATCCCGCTGGCCAAACACGATCCGGCGCTGCGGCGCATGTTCCATGGCCTGATCCAGCGCCAGGCCTACTGCATCCAGCTCGATCCCTATGCCAATGCGTTCCTGCCCGACGGCAAGCGCCAGCGCCTGAAATGGTCGGTGGACGACATCACCGAGATGAAGCCCGGCGTCGGCGAGCGCAAGTGGGAAGTGGATTCGCTGTGCTATCCGATCCGGCTGGCGCACGACTACTGGCGCGCCAGCGGCGACACCGCCCCGCTCGACGACGACTGGCGCGCGGCGATGCACGTGGTGGTCAAGACCTTCCGCGAGCAGCAGCGCCTGCACGACCGCGGCCCCTACACGTTCCAGCGCCCCTCGCCGCTGGCCACCGAGACCCTGGTGCTGGAGGGCTACGGCCAGCCGACCAAGCCCAACGGCATGATCCACTCGATGTTCCGCCCGTCCGACGACGCCTGCGTGTACCCGCTGTTCGTGCCGGCCAACCTGTTCGCGGTGACGTCGCTGCGCCAGCTGGCGACGATGAGCGAAGCGCTGCACCACGATGCCGCCTTCGCTGGCGAATGCCGCGCGCTGGCCGACGAAGTCGAGACCGCCACGCACAAGTTCGGGCAGATGCGCGATGCCGATGGGCAAGCGTTCTGGGCGTATGAGGTGGACGGCTACGGCAACCAGCTGTTCATCGACGACGCCAACGCGCCGGGCCTGCTGAGCCTGGCCTACCTGGGCTGCTGCGATCGCCGCGACCCGCTGTTCCTGCGCACCCGCCAGCTGGCATGGAGCGAGCGCAACCCGTACTTCTTCAAGGGCCGCGCCGCCGAAGGCGTGGGCGGCCCGCATGCCGGACTGCGCATGATCTGGCCGATGTCGATCATGCAGTACGCGCTGGCCAGCGACGACGACGCGCAGATCCGCCAATGCCTGGCGTGGCTGAAAAGCACCGACGCCGGCAGCGGCTTCATGCACGAAGCCTTCGACCAGGACGACCCGAGCACATTCACCCGCGCCTGGTTCGCCTGGGCCAACACCTTGTTCGGCGAACTGATCGTCGACCTGCACCAGCGCAAGCCGCATCTGCTGCGCAACTGA